Proteins from a genomic interval of Synechococcus sp. A15-28:
- a CDS encoding DUF393 domain-containing protein has translation MTRSASPELTVLFDGGCPLCVREVTFLRGRDRLGSLGFIDIDAMDYDPESHQGISYEEAMGRIHAITGAGEVLRDVAVFREAYRLIGLGWLYAPTRWPVLSGLVNWLYGVWADRRLQLTRRPDLRTLCDERQRCRLETSSS, from the coding sequence ATGACGAGGTCTGCTTCTCCTGAGCTCACCGTGCTCTTTGACGGGGGCTGCCCGCTTTGCGTGCGGGAAGTCACCTTCCTCAGGGGTAGGGATCGCCTGGGTTCCCTGGGCTTCATCGACATCGATGCCATGGACTACGACCCGGAGTCCCACCAGGGCATCAGCTACGAAGAAGCCATGGGTCGCATCCATGCCATCACCGGAGCCGGAGAGGTGCTGCGCGATGTCGCTGTCTTCCGTGAGGCCTATCGATTGATCGGGCTGGGATGGTTGTACGCACCCACCCGCTGGCCCGTTCTTTCCGGCCTTGTGAACTGGTTGTACGGCGTCTGGGCCGACCGTCGGCTGCAACTCACACGCCGTCCCGATCTGCGCACTCTTTGCGATGAGCGTCAGCGTTGTCGCCTGGAGACCTCCTCCAGTTGA
- a CDS encoding carboxypeptidase M32, whose product MLPASPAWSRLGEHLRETQIIGSIQSTLYWDQNTRMPSGGAAWRGEQLTLLATQLHARQSSAHYAELINAAREEWNLQTDTDDHGPRGRNLDLLEEDLRRQQSLDPALVAALATAKANGYNQWQQARAAADFSQFAPALQSLIQLRQEQARQLAEPRSCWETLAQPFEPDLSLTRLQEVFAPLRQALPELVAESASSPRSRTASWDLPETAQQHLCDELLKSWGRDPSITCVARSPHPFSITLGPADYRITTRVVRGQPLSCFLATAHEWGHSLYEQGLPDQSHQWFAWPLGQATSMAVHESQSLFWENRVARSRPFAEQWWTQFAEVGAPLDGAEDLWQAMNPLAPGLNRVEADELSYGLHILIRTDLEIALLEQGLEVADLPAEWNRRYRDMLGVTPSNHSEGCLQDVHWSEGLFGYFPSYLLGHLISAQLSEAMATEIGAPEDHVASGDITPMLGWLRRHVHPVGRALNAEDLVLQVSGRPLDSTAFLQHVIGKVQALQRT is encoded by the coding sequence ATGCTGCCCGCGTCACCGGCCTGGAGTCGTCTCGGTGAGCATCTGCGGGAAACCCAGATCATCGGGTCGATCCAGAGCACCCTCTACTGGGATCAGAACACCCGCATGCCCAGTGGTGGTGCTGCCTGGCGTGGGGAGCAGCTGACCCTGCTGGCGACCCAGCTGCATGCCCGGCAGAGCTCCGCGCACTACGCCGAGCTCATCAATGCAGCCCGTGAGGAATGGAACCTGCAGACAGACACCGATGACCATGGCCCGCGGGGGCGCAATCTCGATCTGCTGGAAGAGGATCTGCGCCGCCAGCAATCCCTGGATCCCGCTCTGGTGGCGGCCCTCGCCACCGCCAAAGCGAATGGTTACAACCAGTGGCAACAGGCCCGGGCCGCGGCTGACTTCTCCCAGTTCGCGCCGGCGTTGCAGAGCTTGATCCAGCTGCGGCAGGAGCAGGCCCGTCAACTGGCCGAGCCCCGGTCCTGCTGGGAAACCCTGGCGCAGCCCTTTGAGCCAGACCTCAGCCTCACGCGTCTGCAGGAGGTGTTCGCCCCCCTGCGCCAGGCCTTGCCGGAACTGGTGGCAGAGAGCGCCTCGTCTCCCCGCTCCAGAACCGCTAGCTGGGACCTGCCGGAGACGGCCCAGCAGCATCTCTGTGACGAGCTTTTGAAGAGCTGGGGTCGCGATCCATCAATCACCTGCGTGGCACGTTCGCCCCATCCCTTTTCCATCACATTGGGGCCAGCCGACTACCGCATCACCACCCGGGTGGTGAGGGGGCAGCCCCTGTCCTGTTTTCTGGCGACGGCCCATGAGTGGGGGCATTCCCTCTACGAACAGGGTTTGCCGGATCAAAGTCATCAATGGTTTGCCTGGCCCCTCGGTCAGGCGACGTCCATGGCTGTGCACGAGAGTCAGTCGCTGTTCTGGGAAAACCGGGTGGCCCGCAGCCGTCCTTTCGCGGAGCAGTGGTGGACGCAATTCGCCGAGGTCGGTGCGCCCCTCGATGGGGCCGAGGATCTCTGGCAAGCCATGAACCCTCTGGCGCCGGGCCTGAATCGCGTCGAGGCCGATGAGCTCAGTTATGGCCTCCATATCCTGATTCGGACGGATCTCGAGATCGCCCTGCTGGAGCAAGGGCTCGAGGTGGCGGATCTGCCGGCGGAGTGGAACCGCCGCTACCGCGACATGCTCGGCGTCACGCCCTCCAATCATTCAGAGGGCTGTCTGCAGGACGTGCACTGGAGCGAAGGCCTGTTCGGCTACTTCCCCTCCTATCTGCTGGGACATCTGATCAGTGCCCAGTTGAGCGAAGCGATGGCCACCGAGATCGGCGCCCCTGAGGACCATGTCGCCAGCGGTGACATCACG